The stretch of DNA TAGAggatgaaatatatgaaaatttgaaaataaaagggtattattGGCATTCAACTCAGTTGTTTTTTGGAACCTGAGTGTTGTAATGGAAAAAATATAGAGCTATATAATTATTACATTGAAATTTATGCCTCATCAATGAAGTCCTATTATGTTATTTGGACTCGGGTTCGGGTTTGAGTATTCAGATTCTAGTTTGTACTTGACacgaatatatttaattttttaaagttttttcgTGTATTTAAAAAGTTTTTAGAGGATTATATTGACGTATACTATGGAATCATTCTCGAAAATGAATTTGTTATGTATTTAAGTTAATACCGTATTTGATGGATGTATCGTTTTAGATTTttcgatatttaaaaaaaaaaaaaaactcatatatattataCCAGGCGTGAAGGAAGGGGTTAGACAGTGATTTtagcccaaaaatgaaaaattctttatatacttcttttaatttttagaaaatcacaAGTTAGTataatggtgaaattacattttacccctaatcttttattcatttttggtCCCTAAATTTCCTAACTTCGCCCTTgtaatatacatacatacaaatatacctcaattatatttatttatatgtaaataaaatatatggtaaTTTCGAGCATATAATTGTTTACTTGGATTGTTAGAAAACAATGAATCCAAGGTTGTAAGTTAAGATTCTGCAGTGTCTCAATTTTGTTATACTTTTACACCAAGCAAATGATTGTATGCTTATATACTTGttggtatacatatatatatacatattgattTACTCTTTTCATATGAGTGTAGCATTACAATTTTTGATCTTTTTGTATTCTAATATAATGTTTAAAACTATCAATAGCCCTTCTCCaactcttaaataagaggatacTACGTTTCAGCGCATTTGAATATACGTCCTTTTGTACTGACAACAATGCCAATGCCAACCAGCCCGTTTTTGACATTTTTGGGCCTTAAGCAAAACAATAAAATGAGGTATTAGGTTTCTTAAGAgttagagaaaaaaaattttaagtcccttaaaagttggtaaaaaaaaatttagacgCTTAAAAGTTGgtatttctttttttacttttaaaagttaaaaaaaaaatttttggacCCCTTAAAAACTAGAAAATAGTATTTTGAACCCCTTTcgatcttaaaattttataaacctaaaataatttaggataatataatttttcacGCTTGAATATgggtttattttttgtatttgtaCTTTTTCATGTCCCTTTTGGTCCATAAACTAGAATTCTGTTAAGATTTAATTATTTGACCGGTGTTATTGAAACAAGATCGGATTAGACAAATCGAGAATTAATCGATATAACAATCCAAATAAAGGAGTTGAACCAATTACCTCATAAACTACTTGaagttgataaaaataaaaaaaatcgagaCAAAAATCAACAATCGaacaaattaaattgatttaataaatttttttatctttaatgaattttaattatttatttaactattattGGTCCAACGatcaaactaattaaattaaaaatcgatAGTTTGACCTATTTAATCgtcaatttagttattaaaatattaaatatgatattCCGAGATTAAACCATATTATCAcctgaaaatttatataatttttttaatttttaaatgccataatttgaaaattaagtttttaattattaaatttaagtacaaaaataaaaaataaataccaaaataaatctaattgtggaaaattatatttataaaatcattcTACATTAATATCCAAAACCCTACCGTTATTATCACCTTTTGGGATATTTATATACAGGACCCCATCTTTTACCTCAGCTGTAATTTTCTCAAACACAACATTTTCAGGCAATGCAATCCTACTACTATATTTCCCATAGCTTTTTGCGGACCATTCATCATCTTCGTATTCGCCGCCACGGCCAATTCCGCCATTAGCGTTCTTCTTATTCAACTTTTTCTCGGCTTTTACGACCAACATTTTATCTTCGACCCAAACTTTAACGTCGTCTCTGGTCATCCCCGGCATGTCGAACCGCATTTTGTACTCACCGTCTCCTTCTTTGATCTCCCACGGTGTTCGGCCTCGGCTATAGCCGTCGGTTTCGGTCGGTAATGGCGATGGCCAAGTGCCGGAGTATGCGAAAGGGTCTTCCATTATTCTCTCCATTGTTTCCATCATTTGTTGTACTGTTCTTGCTGTTGGGAACCTGTCCCATAAGCCTGATTTTgtattataagaaaaaaaaatcagtaaAATGAATTAGTGCTCATAAATTAGTAttaaaaattcttaattttaataaaaaataaattaataataaaaatatatcaatagtttaataaaataaattactacTTTCAATTGGGGAAACTCAAacctaaaatcaattttttatatgatttttaattagtttttatttttattatattaaaataaatattttattttaaaaaaattaaaaaatatttaaaataattatacaaacAAATAATTTCGAAAAACTCAAGCAGTGAAATTgagtttgatttttcatgacttttttgtttaattttaaatcaaaacTCAGAGCTAACATACCTACTGGTGCAACAGGGCCAACCCTTTTCCTGTTATATTGGGAGCTACGATCTTCTTTAGTAACTCTCTGCAAGTGATCAAGGTTGTCTCTGCCCTCCCCCGCTGCCGCCATGGCCGTGATGCTGTTTCTCTTACAACCGAAACATATCCGGGGAAGAAGACGACAAGCATTGCTGCTGGCTCTATTAGATGAAGGAAAAGGGATAGAGACGCTTAGATTTGAAAAAGCTTGAGCCATTTTCACTTGGAAAGTGTCGCTGTTTTACTTTCTCTTTTGGGCTTTGTTTGGTTGGAGGAGAAATTACGCGAGAAAATTTGAGGTTCGATCAGAATTTCAATCCATTTTTAAAGAGAAGAGTGGAAATTTCTGGAGAAGGATTTGGAGGGTGGAATGGgtttcatatttctagatttctcCAGAAATCGCATGTTGGATAAGGTTTTCACTGGTTATTATCAAAGGGAGAGTATGTCCAGaacttttttatgaaaatatatttttcttaatttttaattatattgaaGCCAATAAATGGATTTCAAAAGTGTTCtggaaaaatgtttttgaaaagtgtttttaaaaagtttggtttaaaatttaagtatttagcATTGTTGTTAAAAAgtattttgaagaaataaaatgtctatattagacatgttattattaagtaacaaatatgtatttagataatatttaaattagttaatattattatattttagtaagaatataaaaaaaattattataacttgttaatattttaatatataaaatatagatttaaatatttttaagcaataaatattaattatttataaaatttaattagaatatataaactatattttaaatatttaaatataaccattaaatatttgtaattagtattttaaaaaatattttttatttttaattaataattttaacatatttgtaa from Gossypium hirsutum isolate 1008001.06 chromosome D04, Gossypium_hirsutum_v2.1, whole genome shotgun sequence encodes:
- the LOC107898644 gene encoding small heat shock protein, chloroplastic; this encodes MAQAFSNLSVSIPFPSSNRASSNACRLLPRICFGCKRNSITAMAAAGEGRDNLDHLQRVTKEDRSSQYNRKRVGPVAPVGLWDRFPTARTVQQMMETMERIMEDPFAYSGTWPSPLPTETDGYSRGRTPWEIKEGDGEYKMRFDMPGMTRDDVKVWVEDKMLVVKAEKKLNKKNANGGIGRGGEYEDDEWSAKSYGKYSSRIALPENVVFEKITAEVKDGVLYINIPKGDNNGRVLDINVE